Genomic window (Marinilabiliales bacterium):
CGGGTGATACGGTTTTTACCGGTACACCTGTATCATGGAGGGACGGGGGGACAAACGCTTCGTCGGGCGACAGGGTGTGGCACTTTGATTTTTCAGAGGTTTCGGCTACAGGCACCTATTTTGTGGCAGATGTTGAAAAGAATATCCGTTCCTACAGGTTCAATATATCACCCTCGGTTTATAACGAGGTGCTGCGGCAGGCCATGCGAACTTTCTTTTACCAGCGCTCTGGATTTGCAAAGGAAGAGCCTTACGCCGAGCCCGGGTGGGTTGATGGGGCAAGCCACGTCGGACCGGGACAGGATTTGAATGCCCGCCTGTTCAATGCAACAAACGATCCGGAAACCGAAAGGGATGTAAGCGGGGGATGGTATGATGCAGGCGATTACAATAAATATACACGGTGGAACGCAAGCTATATCGTGTTAATGATGCAGGCCTATCTGGAAAGGCCGGAGGTGTGGACAGATGATTTTAATATCCCTGAGTCAGGCAATGGGATACCCGACCTGCTTGATGAAGCGAAATGGGGCCTTGATCACCTGCTCCGGATGCAGGAAGAGGATGGCGGGGTGCTGAGCGTTGTGGGGGCCGCTCATGCCAGTCCCCCCTCTGCCGCAACTAACCCCAGCCGATACGGTCCGCCCAGTACTTCCGCCACATCGGCGGTCGCAGGTGCTTTTGCCATAGCATCTGGAGTTTACCGCTCAATAGGCATGGAAGATTATGCTGATCTGCTTGAAGAAAGCGCAATTGCGGCATGGGACTGGGCTGAGGCCAATCCAAATGTGATATTCAGAAATAATGACCCGGCTTTCGGCTCACAGGGACTGGCTGCAGGTCAGCAGGAGACCGATGATTATGGCAGATTGATGGGAAAGCTGAGGGCGGCATGTTTTCTGTTCGAGTTGACCGGCGACGAAAAGTACCGTGAGTTTTTTGACAATAATTATCGAAAGGTCAATATGTTCGCATGGAATTTTGCTTTCCCTTTTCAGTCCGAAAACCAGGATTTCCTGATTCATTATACAACGATTGATGGGGCAACTCCTGATGTTGTAAACGATATAAAAAAGGTATACGGCAGCGCTATGATGAACGGCAGTGAAAACTGGCCGGCAATTACCGGTAAAAAGGATCCATATATGGCACATATAGCGGACTATACATGGGGGAGTAACGGTGTTAAGAGCCGGCAGGGCATGATGTTTTACAGCCTCTTCCAGTACGGTTTCGACCTGCTTGACTCTGCGCGTATTGCCGATGCAGCCATAGGTTACATTAACTATACGCATGGCGTCAATCCGTTAAACTTCAATTACCTGTCAAATATGTTCCGCTTTGGCGCGAATAACGGGGTGAGGGAGTTCTATCACACCTGGTTCAGGGATGGCAGCAGAACATGGGGCAGGGCGGGCAGCTCCACTTACGGGCCGGCGCCAGGCTTCCTTACCGGAGGCCCCAATCCCGGCTACGACTGGGATGACTGCTGCCCTACAGGTTGCGGATCCACTTCAAACAACCAGCTATGCTATTCAGAGTCTATCTATCCGCCGAAAGGCCAGCCCGACCAGAAATCGTACAAGGATTTCAATGCTTCATGGCCGCTGAACTCATGGTCGGTTACCGAGAACAGCCTTGGTTACCAGCTTCCATACATACGCCTTCTTTCCAAGTTCGTCAACCCCGAATATGATTGCAACGGCGACCTGAACGGTGAGGCGTTCTATGATGCCTGCGGCATCTGTTCAGGCGGGAATACAGGCCGCGAACCTTCAGATGATCCCGGCAACTGCGCGGTACACCGGCTGGAGGTTATTGCAGAGAATGGATCGGTTACTGTTCCCGCACCTTCGGACGGAGAACTTCATAATCATGGCCGGATAATGAGGGTAACCGCCACTGCCGACAGCGGGTATGTCTTCGCAGGGTGGACCGGAGATGCCAGTGGAACTGACAATCCCCTGACAATAGTTATGAACGTTGACAAGGAGATCATTGCGAATTTTGCCGAAACTTTTACGCTTACGGTAAACAACGGCAGCGGCAGCGGTGATTACGAGGAAGGGGCCCAGGTTGAGATTGAAGCTGATACACCTCCTGAGGGGCAGATCTTTGATGTGTGGACAGATGATGTTGAACATGTTGCTGATGTAGGCAGCAGCAGCACCACAGTCACCATGCCTGCAGAAGATATAACCGTTACGGCTGTTTATGCTGCCAAACTGTACAACCTGACTGTAAATCATGGCAGTGGCAGCGGTGATTACGAGGAAGGGACACAGGTTGAGATTGAAGCTGATACACCTCCTGAGGGGCAGATCTTTGATGTGTGGACCGGTGATGTTCAGACGGTGACTGATATTGACAGCAGTATTACTACCATCATAATGCCGGCTGCCGATATTTCCGTTACGGCTACTTTCATGGATGATACCCTTAGCGTGGGGATCATATACCCGGGCACCGGCCAAAAGGAGGTTACACTCTATCCAAACCCTGCTGCAGGGGAGGTGAGGATCATTGCTCCGGGTTTTGACGCGGAGGCTGTTGTGAGTCTGTTTGACATAAACGGGGCCATCGTAAGGCAGGAGCTTCTGGGTTCCGGAGGTGAACTGCTGATCAATACTTCATCCCTGCCCGGGGGAAACTACCTGATACGGGTATCTTCAGGCAGTAAATCAGTGTATGCAAGGATGATCCTGCTTTAACAGGCAACTTCGCATGTTACAATAAATTTTAAACAGATCACCCGGCATCCATTACCGGTAAAATTTACCTGAATGCAGGCTGGTCAAAAACATAATACAGATGAAAACCGTAATTTGCCTTTTTATCAGCATCATGTTACCGTTTTGCACAGCTCTTTTTGATACAGGGATATCTTACGGTCAGCCCACCAGTGAAAAGATCAGGGAGATGGAATCCCTTATCGGGTCGGGGAGCTCCGGGGAGTTGCTGTCAGTTAAACAGGAGATAGAAGAGGATTACCTGTCTGTGGCCA
Coding sequences:
- a CDS encoding T9SS C-terminal target domain-containing protein gives rise to the protein MKNIRLKVRTLIILLYLFIPVMTAGQSDSPFIIVDQYGYLPDAPKIAVIKDPQVGFDSDNSFTPGSLYAVVNNATGDTVFTGTPVSWRDGGTNASSGDRVWHFDFSEVSATGTYFVADVEKNIRSYRFNISPSVYNEVLRQAMRTFFYQRSGFAKEEPYAEPGWVDGASHVGPGQDLNARLFNATNDPETERDVSGGWYDAGDYNKYTRWNASYIVLMMQAYLERPEVWTDDFNIPESGNGIPDLLDEAKWGLDHLLRMQEEDGGVLSVVGAAHASPPSAATNPSRYGPPSTSATSAVAGAFAIASGVYRSIGMEDYADLLEESAIAAWDWAEANPNVIFRNNDPAFGSQGLAAGQQETDDYGRLMGKLRAACFLFELTGDEKYREFFDNNYRKVNMFAWNFAFPFQSENQDFLIHYTTIDGATPDVVNDIKKVYGSAMMNGSENWPAITGKKDPYMAHIADYTWGSNGVKSRQGMMFYSLFQYGFDLLDSARIADAAIGYINYTHGVNPLNFNYLSNMFRFGANNGVREFYHTWFRDGSRTWGRAGSSTYGPAPGFLTGGPNPGYDWDDCCPTGCGSTSNNQLCYSESIYPPKGQPDQKSYKDFNASWPLNSWSVTENSLGYQLPYIRLLSKFVNPEYDCNGDLNGEAFYDACGICSGGNTGREPSDDPGNCAVHRLEVIAENGSVTVPAPSDGELHNHGRIMRVTATADSGYVFAGWTGDASGTDNPLTIVMNVDKEIIANFAETFTLTVNNGSGSGDYEEGAQVEIEADTPPEGQIFDVWTDDVEHVADVGSSSTTVTMPAEDITVTAVYAAKLYNLTVNHGSGSGDYEEGTQVEIEADTPPEGQIFDVWTGDVQTVTDIDSSITTIIMPAADISVTATFMDDTLSVGIIYPGTGQKEVTLYPNPAAGEVRIIAPGFDAEAVVSLFDINGAIVRQELLGSGGELLINTSSLPGGNYLIRVSSGSKSVYARMILL